One genomic region from Deltaproteobacteria bacterium encodes:
- the ubiA gene encoding putative 4-hydroxybenzoate polyprenyltransferase: MEGVRLLSVFRRIGVYLEMVKVAHTVFALPFALTGMFLAARELGARNALPPARTVFYVVLAMVGARAAAMGFNRLVDAEIDAKNPRTRGRAIPSGQVSRPMACVFILMSVALLALSAAKLNALCLQLTPVLLLLLFSYSYMKRFTWASHLILGACLGAAPLAAWIAVTGGVDARVLWICLAVLFWVGGFDVLYALQDIDFDRREGLHSIPRSLGVGPSLWVARVFHLAMAGFLLVGYHVFGLGGWYLAGLALCAAVLGYEHAIVRKDDLSRLNVAFFNLNGVVSIAFCLFTYLDLVLRGRP; encoded by the coding sequence GTGGAAGGAGTACGGCTTCTGAGCGTCTTCCGCCGCATCGGCGTCTACCTCGAGATGGTCAAGGTGGCGCACACCGTCTTCGCGCTCCCCTTCGCCCTGACGGGGATGTTCCTCGCGGCCCGGGAGCTCGGCGCGCGGAACGCGCTTCCCCCGGCCCGGACCGTCTTCTACGTCGTCCTCGCGATGGTGGGGGCGCGCGCCGCCGCCATGGGATTCAACCGGTTGGTGGACGCGGAGATCGACGCGAAGAACCCCCGGACGAGGGGCCGCGCGATCCCGTCGGGGCAGGTGAGCCGGCCGATGGCGTGCGTCTTCATCCTGATGTCCGTGGCGCTGCTCGCCCTTTCCGCCGCGAAGCTCAACGCGCTCTGCCTCCAGCTCACCCCGGTCCTGCTCCTGCTGCTCTTCTCCTACTCGTACATGAAGCGGTTCACGTGGGCGTCGCACCTCATCCTCGGCGCGTGCCTCGGGGCGGCGCCGCTGGCGGCGTGGATCGCCGTGACGGGAGGGGTGGATGCGCGGGTGCTCTGGATCTGCCTCGCCGTCCTGTTCTGGGTAGGCGGGTTCGACGTCCTCTACGCGCTGCAGGACATAGACTTCGACCGGCGGGAGGGCCTCCACTCGATCCCGCGGTCCCTCGGAGTGGGCCCCTCGCTGTGGGTCGCCCGGGTGTTCCACCTGGCGATGGCGGGCTTCCTCCTGGTGGGGTATCATGTGTTCGGACTGGGCGGGTGGTATCTCGCGGGGCTCGCCCTGTGCGCCGCCGTGCTGGGGTACGAGCACGCGATCGTCCGGAAGGACGATCTCTCGCGGCTGAACGTGGCGTTCTTCAACCTGAACGGGGTCGTGAGCATCGCGTTCTGCCTGTTCACCTACCTCGACCTGGTGTTGCGGGGCCGCCCATGA
- a CDS encoding menaquinone biosynthesis decarboxylase: MAFRDLRDYLAALEKRGELKRISSEVSPELEAAEIADRAVKAGGPAILFENVRGTSVPLAMNLFGTMERMCFALGVPRLDDIAERVREVIEPEIPTNFLEKLKMLPKLARLADFVPKIVSSAPCQEVVEKDHPSLSFLPVVKTWPGDGGPFITLPLVFTKDPKTGRRNVGMYRMHVYDETTTGMHWHVHKGGAQHYRGFREKRERMPVAVALGGDPATIYAASAPLPEDMDEMMFSGFLRKEPVELVRCKTIDIEVPAHAEVILEGYVDPDEQRVEGPFGDHTGYYSLADRYPVFHLTCVTRRKAPIYPATIVGKPPMEDVYLGKATERIFLPLLRKIVPEVTDMNLPIEGIFHNFAFFSIDKRYPGHARKVMCAVWGLGLLMFSKFVVIFDSDVNIQDMSEALWRIGNNVDPRRDTMIVDGPVDALEHASPIPHYGSKMGIDATRKWASEGFAREWPGDIAMPREITDLVTRRWKEYGF; the protein is encoded by the coding sequence ATGGCGTTTCGCGACCTGCGCGACTATCTCGCCGCCCTTGAAAAGCGCGGCGAGCTCAAGCGCATATCGTCCGAGGTCTCCCCGGAGCTCGAGGCGGCCGAGATCGCCGATCGGGCGGTGAAGGCCGGGGGGCCGGCGATCCTCTTCGAGAACGTCCGGGGAACGTCGGTGCCGCTGGCGATGAACCTCTTCGGCACGATGGAGCGGATGTGCTTCGCGCTGGGCGTACCGCGGCTCGACGACATCGCGGAGCGCGTCCGGGAGGTGATCGAACCGGAAATCCCCACAAACTTCCTCGAGAAGCTCAAGATGCTCCCGAAGCTCGCGCGGCTCGCCGACTTCGTCCCGAAGATCGTCTCCTCCGCCCCGTGCCAGGAGGTGGTCGAGAAGGACCACCCCTCCCTGTCGTTCCTTCCGGTGGTGAAGACCTGGCCCGGCGACGGCGGGCCGTTCATCACGCTCCCGCTGGTCTTCACGAAGGACCCGAAGACGGGACGCCGGAACGTCGGGATGTACCGGATGCACGTCTACGACGAAACGACGACGGGAATGCACTGGCACGTGCACAAGGGGGGGGCGCAGCATTACCGGGGCTTCCGGGAAAAGAGGGAACGGATGCCCGTGGCGGTCGCCCTCGGCGGCGATCCGGCGACGATCTACGCGGCCTCCGCGCCGCTGCCCGAGGACATGGACGAGATGATGTTCTCCGGTTTCCTGAGGAAGGAGCCGGTGGAACTCGTTCGCTGCAAAACGATCGACATCGAGGTCCCCGCGCACGCCGAGGTGATCCTCGAAGGATACGTCGACCCCGACGAGCAGCGGGTCGAGGGTCCCTTCGGCGACCACACGGGGTACTACTCCCTCGCCGACCGGTACCCCGTCTTCCACCTGACGTGCGTCACGCGGCGGAAGGCCCCGATCTATCCGGCGACGATCGTCGGGAAGCCGCCGATGGAGGACGTCTACCTCGGGAAAGCGACGGAGCGGATCTTCCTCCCGCTCCTGCGGAAGATCGTCCCCGAGGTGACGGACATGAACCTCCCGATCGAGGGGATCTTCCACAACTTCGCCTTCTTCTCCATCGACAAGCGGTATCCCGGCCACGCGCGGAAGGTGATGTGCGCCGTGTGGGGGTTGGGCCTGCTCATGTTCTCCAAGTTCGTCGTGATCTTCGACTCCGACGTGAACATCCAGGACATGAGCGAAGCGCTCTGGCGGATCGGGAACAACGTCGACCCGCGCCGGGACACGATGATCGTGGACGGTCCCGTGGACGCCCTCGAGCACGCCTCCCCGATCCCGCACTACGGCTCGAAGATGGGGATCGACGCGACGCGGAAATGGGCGTCGGAAGGGTTCGCGCGCGAGTGGCCCGGGGACATCGCGATGCCCCGGGAGATCACCGACCTCGTCACCCGCCGGTGGAAGGAGTACGGCTTCTGA
- a CDS encoding metalloregulator ArsR/SmtB family transcription factor, giving the protein MKKTSKLFKALSDETRLRILKMLEARPLCVCEIQHVLKGSQPNVSHHLKTLADAGLVDSKRDGLWIAYRIADTPETPLHAAALALLRRSLKSDERVKKDRTVVKSVNRIEIALRK; this is encoded by the coding sequence TTGAAGAAAACATCGAAACTGTTCAAGGCGCTCTCCGACGAGACCCGCCTGCGGATCCTGAAGATGCTCGAGGCGAGGCCCCTGTGCGTGTGCGAGATCCAGCACGTGCTGAAGGGGTCCCAGCCGAACGTGTCCCATCACCTGAAGACGCTCGCCGACGCGGGGTTGGTCGATTCGAAGCGGGACGGCCTGTGGATCGCCTACCGGATCGCGGATACGCCCGAAACCCCGCTGCACGCCGCCGCGTTGGCGCTCCTTCGCCGCTCGCTGAAAAGCGACGAGCGGGTGAAGAAGGACCGGACCGTCGTGAAAAGCGTCAACCGGATCGAGATCGCCCTGCGGAAGTAA
- a CDS encoding Smr/MutS family protein produces the protein MPVEESIDLHTFTPRDVVSVVEEYLEAAARKRYREVRLIHGKGTGTQRAAVRALLARHPSVESYSDAPPEAGGWGATRVTLKSSQD, from the coding sequence ATGCCGGTGGAGGAGAGCATCGATCTCCATACCTTCACGCCACGGGACGTTGTCTCCGTGGTGGAGGAGTATCTCGAAGCTGCGGCGCGAAAACGGTACCGGGAGGTGCGGCTGATCCACGGGAAGGGAACGGGGACCCAGCGCGCGGCGGTCCGCGCGCTGCTCGCGCGCCACCCGTCCGTCGAGAGCTATTCGGACGCCCCGCCAGAAGCCGGCGGTTGGGGGGCGACGCGGGTGACCCTCAAATCTTCGCAGGATTGA
- a CDS encoding HD-GYP domain-containing protein gives MSDMGDYSREESIFGFSGPMARLVAAAILLIAITVVLSSLPEKTSEWIRSREMIRKLFLFPILLSAMWFGARGAAASTVFATIVCGGLAGNAWPVEVSSQVERVGEVAVFWLVGGLSASFFEQQKRFVGQIEVANDNTLLALAAALDVREHNTGVHSQRVADYTLRLAREVGIRDRDTFDVFWRGALLHDVGKIGIPDDVLLKPGRLSEEEWVVMRNHPEVGARMLRKIEFLRGSTEIVLSHHERYDGGGYPRKLKGAQIPLGARLFAVIDVYDALTTDRAYHTARSHTAALAKIREESDTHFDPAVVAAFAKIPFEDLREIAKKNQTPLIFASPPVPSLYQVASVLSPGS, from the coding sequence ATGTCGGACATGGGCGACTACTCCCGGGAAGAGTCGATCTTCGGGTTTTCCGGACCGATGGCGCGGCTGGTGGCCGCCGCCATCCTCCTGATCGCCATCACCGTCGTCCTTTCCTCCCTCCCCGAAAAAACTTCCGAGTGGATCCGGTCCCGGGAGATGATCCGGAAGCTCTTCCTCTTCCCCATCCTTCTCTCCGCGATGTGGTTCGGCGCGCGTGGCGCCGCCGCCTCCACGGTGTTCGCCACGATCGTGTGCGGGGGACTGGCCGGCAACGCCTGGCCGGTGGAGGTTTCCTCCCAGGTCGAGCGGGTCGGAGAAGTCGCCGTCTTCTGGCTGGTGGGGGGTCTTTCGGCGAGTTTCTTCGAACAGCAGAAACGGTTCGTCGGGCAGATCGAGGTCGCGAACGACAACACCCTGCTGGCCCTGGCGGCCGCTCTCGACGTGCGGGAGCACAACACCGGGGTCCACTCCCAGCGGGTGGCGGACTACACGCTGCGCCTGGCGCGGGAGGTCGGGATCCGGGACAGGGACACGTTCGACGTCTTCTGGCGCGGCGCCCTCCTCCACGACGTGGGGAAGATCGGCATCCCCGACGACGTGCTTCTGAAGCCCGGGCGGCTGTCCGAGGAGGAGTGGGTGGTGATGCGCAACCACCCGGAAGTGGGGGCGCGGATGCTGCGGAAGATCGAATTCCTCCGCGGCTCGACCGAGATCGTCCTGTCCCATCATGAGCGGTACGACGGGGGCGGGTACCCAAGGAAGCTGAAAGGCGCCCAGATCCCGCTCGGGGCGCGGCTCTTCGCCGTGATCGACGTCTACGACGCGCTGACCACCGACCGGGCGTACCACACGGCCCGCTCCCATACGGCCGCCCTCGCCAAGATCAGGGAGGAGTCGGACACCCACTTCGACCCCGCGGTCGTCGCCGCCTTCGCGAAGATCCCCTTCGAGGACCTGCGGGAGATCGCGAAGAAGAACCAGACCCCGCTGATCTTCGCGTCCCCGCCGGTCCCGTCGCTGTACCAGGTGGCGTCCGTCCTATCCCCCGGGTCGTGA